A stretch of DNA from Microlunatus sp. Gsoil 973:
TTGATCAGGAAGCCGAGTGACACGTCCGGCGGCTGGATCCCCAGACCGAGGAAGGACAGCGACGCCTCGGCCAGGATGGCTACCGCGATCACCAGGGTGAAGTCGACGATCATCACATTCATGCTGTTGGGGATCAGGTGGCGCAGGATGATCCTGGTGTTGGAGGCGCCCATCCCGCGGGCCGCTTCGATGAATTCCTGTTCGCGAAGCGACAGCACGACGCCGCGAACCACCCGGGCGGTGTTCAGCCAGGCGAAGGCGCCGAGGATCAACGCCGTCTGCCACCAGGTCGACGCACCGAGGAAGCCGGCGACAACGATCAGGATGACCAGCGACGGGATCACGAACAGCAGGTCGACGAACCTCATGATCACGTTGTCCACGGCACCGCCGTACAGACCGGCCATCGCGCCGAGGAATCCGCCGATTACCGCAGAGAGGACGGCGGTAACCAGGCCGACCTTGATCGACTGCTGGGTGCCGCGCATCACCTGGGCCAGGTAGTCCTGCCCGGCCCGGGTCGTACCGAACGGGTGGTCCCAGCTGGGCGGTGCGCTGCTGGGAATCTCGCGATGGATGAAGTAGTCCCAGCGCCACACGGTCGGGCCGAGGAAGGCCAGGATCACGATCAGC
This window harbors:
- a CDS encoding ABC transporter permease, yielding MTELKTRDLAAVQRRSAAERITTKRRSQGRMIITRFLRHRMAVFGMVLFLLIVILAFLGPTVWRWDYFIHREIPSSAPPSWDHPFGTTRAGQDYLAQVMRGTQQSIKVGLVTAVLSAVIGGFLGAMAGLYGGAVDNVIMRFVDLLFVIPSLVILIVVAGFLGASTWWQTALILGAFAWLNTARVVRGVVLSLREQEFIEAARGMGASNTRIILRHLIPNSMNVMIVDFTLVIAVAILAEASLSFLGLGIQPPDVSLGFLINQSRTSVWTRPWLFYTPGVVIILIVLAINFIGDGLRDALDPRQSQLRR